Proteins found in one Sorghum bicolor cultivar BTx623 chromosome 1, Sorghum_bicolor_NCBIv3, whole genome shotgun sequence genomic segment:
- the LOC8057207 gene encoding E3 ubiquitin ligase PARAQUAT TOLERANCE 3 has product MGVVYYQYKSEKEICSMPVPHAFISVSELKQLIMTSGKHGRGRTRGRATEDIVISNAHTGEEYADERASVPQNTTVLVRRISIPGQLSEKIVLSPTRKVAEECSVPCKSVVIDSSSKSCSSTVVQDEDAAIAAVIDAAELKLEQHPSKRGQGSGRFTSGRNYGPLEGETPPPGYVCRSCGVPGHFIQHCSQENKTPPPGYICYRCRIAGHFIHHCPTIGDPKFDNNKMSRSLVPVVTVSPVDGILDSLVRTAPVSVVDDLPAELHCRLCKKVMRDAVLTSKCCFDSFCDRCIRDYIITELKCICGVKTLADDLIPNHTLRSTISNMLGTQASSGGSGTTRHRSSSGSNPDPKIQSATASAASAREMKQSTDHQLPAASAPDDALQVATGVAPVKQPLEKLADTARILSKDEGNSAELSAEKANAEAPRVKDGSESISKATTVSGALKHNVTRTDQPKKKRKKADLTKNVQPNNVGYGYNVPFEPAYCNPFNNGYPWATEPYMYSSMGMPYTGYPMDPYCVNTFTGMPPQVLAMQGYPASYQRPATVPMHCGGTAAARALSNHPERSERPNDTRVQPRSPEHKRQMVSSHGSESRTRNRTRPSSERREHGHSDRASVEDHSSRKRMRDSSPKYDDRQSGRRSRHGSRGMMTREEDASDDERNFKRRWGRRSSGGVDTRH; this is encoded by the exons ATGGGTGTTGTGTATTATCAATATAAGAGTGAAAAGGAAATCTGTTCTATGCCTGTGCCCCATGCTTTTATCTCTGTGTCTGAACTCAAGCAGCTTATCATGACGAGCGGTAAGCACGGCCGTGGGCGAACCCGCGGCCGTGCCACAGAGGATATtgtcatctccaacgcccacaCTGGCGAAG AATATGCAGATGAAAGAGCATCCGTACCACAGAACACAACTGTGCTGGTCCGCAGAATTTCCATTCCTGGGCAACTGTCAGAGAAGATCGTCTTGTCCCCCAC GCGGAAAGTCGCAGAAGAATGTTCTGTACCTTGTAAGTCAGTCGTTATTGATTCAAGCTCAAAGTCATGTTCCTCCACAGTAGTGCAAGATGAAGATGCTGCAATTGCAGCAGTGATTGATGCTGCTGAACTCAAATT GGAACAGCACCCATCTAAAAGAGGACAAGGCAGTGGAAGGTTTACATCAGGGCGTAACTATGGGCCATTGGAAGGGGAGACACCTCCACCAGGATATGTCTGCCGCTCTTGCGGTGTTCCAGGCCATTTCATTCAACACTGCTCACAGGAAAACAAGACGCCCCCACCTGGATACATTTGCTACAGATGCCGAATTGCAGGGCATTTTATTCACCATTGCCCAACCATTGGTGATCCCAAGTTCGACAATAATAAAATGAGTCGGTCTCTTGTCCCAGTAGTAACTGTCAGTCCTGTCGATGGCATTTTGGATTCACTTGTCCGCACTGCCCCGGTTAGTGTTGTTGATGACTTGCCAGCAGAGCTCCACTGCCGACTATGTAAAAAAGTGATGAGAGATGCAGTATTGACAAGCAAGTGCTGTTTTGACAGTTTTTGTGATAGAT GCATTCGGGACTATATTATTACAGAGTTGAAGTGCATTTGTGGAGTCAAGACACTAGCAGATGACCTCATTCCCAATCACACACTTCGGAGCACAATAAGCAATATGTTGGGAACACAGGCTAGCAGTGGCGGAAGTGGTACAACAAGGCACAGAAGTTCGTCAGGCAGCAACCCTGACCCCAAAATACAGAGCGCCACTGCTTCTGCTGCCTCAGCAAGGGAGATGAAGCAATCTACAGACCACCAGCTACCTGCAGCATCTGCACCTGACGATGCGCTCCAGGTTGCCACAGGAGTTGCTCCAGTGAAGCAACCTCTAGAGAAATTGGCAGACACTGCTAGAATCCTTAGCAAAGATGAAGGCAATTCTGCAGAATTGTCAGCAGAGAAAGCAAATGCTGAAGCCCCCAGAGTAAAGGATGGAAGTGAATCAATTTCAAAGGCCACCACTGTTTCAGGGGCCCTGAAACACAATGTCACAAGGACAGATCAACCAAAGAAGAAGCGGAAGAAGGCAGACTTAACTAAGAACGTTCAACCTAACAATGTTGGCTATGGTTACAATGTTCCATTTGAACCTGCATATTGCAATCCCTTTAACAATGGATATCCTTGGGCAACTGAACCTTACATGTATAGCTCAATGGGGATGCCCTACACCGGTTATCCAATGGATCCATATTGTGTGAATACTTTTACTGGCATGCCACCGCAGGTTCTTGCAATGCAAGGCTATCCAGCAAGCTACCAAAG GCCTGCAACTGTGCCCATGCATTGTGGGGGCACTGCAGCTGCTAGGGCACTTTCAAATCACCCTGAGAGGAGTGAGAGACCCAATGACACTCGTGTTCAGCCCCGATCACCAGAGCACAAGCGACAAATGGTCTCCTCTCATGGCTCAGAATCAAGAACAAGGAACAGAACAAGGCCAAGCTCCGAGAGGAGGGAACATGGGCATTCTGACAGAGCCTCCGTTGAGGATCACTCTAGTAGGAAGCGGATGCGCGATTCCTCTCCAAAGTATGACGATAGGCAGAGCGGCCGGAGATCGAGACATGGTTCCAGGGGTATGATGACTCGTGAGGAGGATGCAAGCGACGATGAACGTAATTTCAAGAGGAGATGGGGTCGCAGATCATCAGGAGGCGTGGACACAAGGCACTGA
- the LOC8056763 gene encoding uncharacterized protein LOC8056763 isoform X1, producing the protein MATLQLNHIARETSDVVRLAAFYEAVLGFERIPSPTYSGFQVAWLRLPSSPDVALHLIERDPAAAPAAVGPGAEGAPPSQLPRRHHLAFSVADYDGFVTGLKARGTEVFEKTQPDGRTRQVFFFDPDGNTSANTACKMRWKLDMFLGQASFRKINKSEALLTLLFG; encoded by the exons aTGGCGACGCTGCAGCTCAACCACATCGCGCGGGAGACCTCCGACGTGGTCCGCCTCGCCGCCTTCTACGAGGCCGTGCTGGGGTTCGAGCGCATCCCTTCGCCCACCTACTCGGGCTTCCAGGTCGCTTGGCTCCGCCTCCCGAGCTCCCCCGACGTCGCGCTCCACCTCATCGAGCGGGACCCCGCCGCGGCACCCGCCGCCGTGGGGCCTGGCGCCGAGGGCGCGCCGCCGTCGCAGCTGCCCCGGCGCCACCACCTCGCCTTCTCCGTCGCCGACTACGACGGGTTCGTGACCGGGCTGAAAGCGCGGGGCACCGAGGTGTTCGAGAAGACGCAGCCAGACGGGCGCACGCGCCAGGTCTTCTTCTTCGACCCCGACG GTAATACCTCGGCAAACACTGCCTGCAAAATGCGATGGAAACTGGATATGTTCTTGGGTCAAGCTTCGTTccgtaaaataaataaatccgaAGCTCTGCTCACACTGTTGTTTGGTTGA
- the LOC8056763 gene encoding uncharacterized protein LOC8056763 isoform X2, producing MATLQLNHIARETSDVVRLAAFYEAVLGFERIPSPTYSGFQVAWLRLPSSPDVALHLIERDPAAAPAAVGPGAEGAPPSQLPRRHHLAFSVADYDGFVTGLKARGTEVFEKTQPDGRTRQVFFFDPDGNGLEVTSAGAGSAK from the exons aTGGCGACGCTGCAGCTCAACCACATCGCGCGGGAGACCTCCGACGTGGTCCGCCTCGCCGCCTTCTACGAGGCCGTGCTGGGGTTCGAGCGCATCCCTTCGCCCACCTACTCGGGCTTCCAGGTCGCTTGGCTCCGCCTCCCGAGCTCCCCCGACGTCGCGCTCCACCTCATCGAGCGGGACCCCGCCGCGGCACCCGCCGCCGTGGGGCCTGGCGCCGAGGGCGCGCCGCCGTCGCAGCTGCCCCGGCGCCACCACCTCGCCTTCTCCGTCGCCGACTACGACGGGTTCGTGACCGGGCTGAAAGCGCGGGGCACCGAGGTGTTCGAGAAGACGCAGCCAGACGGGCGCACGCGCCAGGTCTTCTTCTTCGACCCCGACG GCAATGGCCTAGAGGTTACTAGCGCTGGTGCAGGCAGTGCTAAGTGA
- the LOC8056764 gene encoding uncharacterized protein LOC8056764, with translation MAAASASLLHLATPTNSTHLVVRLPASQLPRRRPPGARIATAQPPRAYKVTIEHDGASRVVEVEEDETILSRALDEGLEVPHDCKLGVCMTCPARLVSGVVDQSDGMLSDDVVAQGYALLCAAYPRSDCTIRVIPEDELLKVQLATADD, from the coding sequence ATGGCCGCTGCTTCAGCTTCGCTGCTCCACCTCGCCACCCCGACAAACTCCACTCACCTCGTAGTCCGGCTCCCCGCCTCCCAGCTgccccgccgccggccgccggggGCACGCATCGCCACCGCGCAGCCGCCGCGGGCGTACAAGGTGACGATCGAGCACGACGGCGCGTCGCgggtggtggaggtggaggaggacgaGACGATCCTGTCCCGCGCGCTGGACGAGGGCCTGGAGGTGCCGCACGACTGCAAGCTCGGCGTGTGCATGACGTGCCCGGCGCGGCTGGTCTCCGGGGTGGTGGACCAGAGCGACGGCATGCTCAGCGACGACGTCGTCGCGCAGGGGTACGCGCTGCTGTGCGCAGCGTACCCGCGCTCCGACTGCACCATCCGCGTCATCCCCGAGGACGAGCTGCTCAAGGTCCAGCTCGCCACCGCCGACGACTGA